One window from the genome of Ammospiza nelsoni isolate bAmmNel1 chromosome 16, bAmmNel1.pri, whole genome shotgun sequence encodes:
- the LOC132080653 gene encoding proline-rich protein 2-like: MASGAAPTATPRPGTGGGAEVPREPRRAPGRRQRPPRGHRRGAGVPPRPPRQPRRGWHRRPRCPPPPPAPPPPPPPGPAATIVTRETTGRCRGGPGRRGEPWGAHSIPPRRSRRIPAGLRVPAAGFGRTEKNFARYPDVRPLPLPSPGSGGAARAPRRQHRPGPTRAGGQAASSGPAAAAGSPGTAPGSGPPDTPHPNSAAGAPRGPAPRAVREPPRCGQRCRERRGLPGSRERGSRGRERGREGRSAPARGRGRGRGAEAGSVPRRRRTPTSTSPLALGVRSPRSALHGAAAAAAAARGCRQNPDRTGPSAPRRRTTPRHAATRHDTPRAPPAAPRARRQPPARPTPSAERRHPARGTATPACHRAVRQPTPRVGHRATLVSRPPPAGLSRCDPRVSSTPPARARVPAAPMGVTVRVPISPSPRGVQWQKVPEERVTPRFSHWDLQPRVL; the protein is encoded by the exons ATGGCGAGCGGCGCCGCTCCCACGGCCACCCCGCGCCCGGGCACCGGCGGCGGAGCCGAAGTGCCGCGGGAGCCCCGGCGCGCCCCGGGGAGGCGGCAGCGACCCCCGCGCGGTCaccggcgcggggcgggggtTCCCCCGCGCCCCCCACGCCAGCCCCGCCGCGGGTGGCAccgccggccccgctgcccACCGCCTcccccggcgccgccgcccccgccgccccccggccccgccgccaccATTGTCACCCGGGAAACCACCGGGCGCTGCCGCGGCGGTccggggcggcggggggagCCGTGGGGGGCTCACTCCATCCctccccgccgctcccggcgcATCCCCGCCGGGCTGCGGGTACCGGCAGCGGGGTTCGGTCGCACCGAGAAAAACTTTGCTCGTTACCCCGACGTTCgcccccttcccctcccatcCCCGGGAAGCGGCGGGGCCGCTCGGGCGCCGCGCAGGCAGCACCGGCCGGGCCCGACGCGGGCAGGCGGGCAGGCGGCCAgctccggccccgccgccgccgcgggcaGCCCGGGCACGGCGCCGGGCAGCGGG CCCCCCGACACCCCCCACCCCAACTCCGCCGCCGGAGCGCCCCGGGGGCCGGCACCGAGAGCGGTCCGGGAGCCGCCGCGCtgcgggcagcgctgccgggagcggcgggggctGCCCGGGAGCCGGGAAaggggcagcaggggaagggagcGGGGTAGGGAGGGGAGGTCAGCAcctgcccggggccggggccggggccggggagCCGAGGCGGGCTCGGTGCCTCGCCGCCGCCGCACACCCACCTCCACATCGCCGCTCGCTCTGGGAGTGCGCAGCCCCCGCTCCGCGCTGCacggcgctgccgccgccgccgccgctgcccgcggCTGCCGGCAAAACCCGGACCGGACCGGGCCGagcgccccgcgccgccggaCAACGCCGCGACACGCCGCGACACGGCACGACACGCCGCGcgcgccccccgccgccccgcgcgCGCGCCGCCAGCCCCCGGCTCGCCCGACCCCCAGCGCCGAGCGGCGACACCCAGCCCGGGGCACCGCCACCCCCGCGTGTCACCGAGCCGTGCGACAGCCCACCCCGCGCGTGGGACACCGCGCGACCCTCGTGTCCCGCCCACCCCCCGCGGGATTATCCCGCTGTGACCCCCGCGTCTCATCTACACCCCCCGCCCGCGCCCGTGTCCCAGCTGCCCCCATGGGTGTCACCGTG CGCGTTCCCATCTCTCCGTCCCCCCGTGGGGTGCAGTGGCAGAAGGTCCCAGAAGAAAGAGTCACCCCCAG